A DNA window from Fragaria vesca subsp. vesca linkage group LG3, FraVesHawaii_1.0, whole genome shotgun sequence contains the following coding sequences:
- the LOC101312034 gene encoding ataxin-7-like protein 3-like, producing the protein MSLPNDDSTSSTSDAQLNNIFGDLLDSIIVDVASECHRIAKLGLDRNFEEEEEEMRLSAQARVRVADPSNSSEANGKYVVDIFGQTHPPVANEIFECMNCGRTIMAGRFAPHLEKCMGKGRKARLKVTRSSTAAQTRHTRGNPGSTYSNYSNSNSTSRLPNGTSSVGGEEYSNGALEES; encoded by the exons ATGTCGCTTCCTAATGATGACAGTACTTCTTCAACTTCTGATGCACAG CTTAATAATATTTTTGGGGATCTACTGGATTCCATTATTGTTGATGTTGCATCTGAGTGCCATCGAATAGCAAAACTGGGACTTGATCGTAATTTTGAAGAAGAGGAAGAAGAAATGAGGCTTTCAGCCCAAGCACGAGTAAGGGTAGCTGATCCTAGTAATAGTAGTGAAGCAAATGGGAAATACGTGGTCGACATATTTGGACAGACTCATCCTCCTGTAGCGAATGAAATATTTGAGTGCATGAATTGTGGTCGAACTATCATGGCTGGAAGATTTGCTCCTCATTTGGAGAAGTGTATGGGAAAG GGTAGAAAGGCTCGTCTGAAGGTCACAAGAAGTAGCACAGCTGCACAGACTCGGCATACACGAGGCAACCCTGGTTCCACATACTCCAACTATTCAAATTCCAACAGCACAAGCCGGCTACCAAATGGAACGTCCAGTGTTGGAGGTGAGGAGTATTCAAATGGTGCATTGGAAGAGTCATGA